The Rhododendron vialii isolate Sample 1 chromosome 6a, ASM3025357v1 genome includes a window with the following:
- the LOC131330016 gene encoding G-type lectin S-receptor-like serine/threonine-protein kinase SD2-5 isoform X2, with amino-acid sequence MGGINNPSGALFALVYSLLLASLPLIDAQIVGEYSVTNLRASWDDIPEFYSSADGKFILKPILIRTNPGVGFVSGFWCSVFFRNCLFSILIFPSADYLQPSDRGLVWSANRNKPVRYNATLRFTEHGDLILADDDGSLVWSTKTGGKSVSGLNLTEEGNLVLFDRDNKRVWQSFDHPTDTLLLGQNLALGNKLIANVSSSNWSEGTFTLDAQRDALYAYTDLNPLRYYYGSLLNWSTTPHLRFQNGSFNELSIPPASSPAQFMKLEPDGHLRVYQWVVGDDTDWNEVADLLTPAVGDCGYPFSCGKYGICSNGQCSCPPGEAKNGTSLFRQENSRQPNQGCSPITPISCNYSKYQSLLELQNTSYSNSYRFVYEEKELEDCKKACLHNCSCKAFLFQYESALSCLLLSDVLTLVIREADMFYNISTFLKVQSNPTVVPESPDQKIADILRKSGIGALLGVVLIAVSFLLFRYGKRMESKELEEINLDLVPGMPSRFSYEDLKTMTNNFNIKLGQGGFGSVFEGTLSSGTKVAVKRLDGLGQVKNSFLAEVETIGSIHHFNLVRLIGFCAEKTFRLLVYEYMPNGSLDKWIFCKSNELTLGWQSRRKIISDIAKGLAYLHEDCRQKIIHLDIKSQNILLDENLNAKVSDFGLSKLVDKDQSQVVTTLRGTPGYLAPEWLNSIITEKVDVYSFGVVVLEILCGRKNLDRSQPEEDMHLLALFKRKAEEGRLPDIIDKHHDEMQQHEAEVVEMMKIAAWCLQSDFVKRPPMSVVVKVLEGLVDVETNLDYNFTNLAIPRKVGAAGLNEDVVHAATMLSSSTLSGPR; translated from the exons ATGGGTGGGATTAATAACCCATCTGGTGCTCTTTTTGCGCTTGTTTATTCTCTCCTCTTGGCTTCTTTGCCATTGATCGATGCCCAAATTGTGGGGGAGTATTCAGTCACCAACCTTCGGGCTTCATGGGATGACATACCCGAATTTTACAGCTCTGCTGACGGTAAGTTCATTCTCAAACCCATCCTCATCAGAACAAATCCTGGAGTTGGTTTCGTCTCCGGCTTCTGGTGCAGTGTCTTCTTCCGTAATTGCCTCTTTTCCATCTTAATCTTTCCAAGCGCAGACTATTTGCAGCCGTCGGACAGGGGTCTAGTTTGGTCTGCAAACCGGAACAAACCAGTCCGGTATAACGCAACCTTGCGATTCACGGAGCATGGGGATTTGATTTTGGCAGACGATGATGGCAGTTTAGTCTGGTCTACAAAGACAGGAGGAAAGTCCGTATCTGGCTTAAACTTGACTGAAGAGGGAAATCTAGTGCTCTTCGATCGAGACAACAAGAGGGTTTGGCAGTCTTTTGATCACCCAACTGACACGTTACTTCTTGGGCAAAATTTGGCTCTTGGGAACAAGCTGATCGCCAATGTGTCGTCGTCAAACTGGAGTGAAGGTACTTTTACGCTTGATGCTCAACGTGATGCTTTGTACGCTTACACAGACTTGAATCCACTCCGGTACTATTATGGGTCCCTTCTAAATTGGAGTACTACGCCGCATCTTCGATTTCAGAATGGAAGTTTCAATGAGTTGTCAATTCCTCCTGCATCATCACCCGCTCAGTTCATGAAGTTGGAGCCTGATGGTCATTTGAGGGTTTACCAATGGGTAGTAGGTGATGATACTGACTGGAATGAGGTAGCCGATCTGCTGACACCGGCTGTTGGTGACTGTGGGTATCCATTTTCGTGTGGAAAATACGGCATTTGTTCAAACGGGCAGTGTAGTTGTCCTCCTGGAGAAGCCAAAAATGGAACAAGCCTTTTCAGGCAAGAAAACTCTAGGCAACCCAACCAAGGATGCTCCCCAATTACTCCCATTTCGTGCAACTATTCTAAATACCAAAGCCTTTTGGAGCTTCAAAACACTAGTTACTCCAACTCCTATCGGTTTGTGTACGAGGAGAAAGAGTTAGAGGATTGTAAGAAAGCATGTTTGCACAACTGTTCGTGCAAAGCCTTTCTATTCCAATATGAAAGTGCGCTAAGTTGCTTATTACTTTCGGATGTCCTTACTCTTGTAATCCGAGAGGCTGACATGTTTTACAACATCAGTACATTCCTTAAAGTGCAGAGCAATCCTACAGTAGTTCCGGAAAGTCCCGATCAAAAAA TTGCGGACATATTGAGAAAATCCGGCATAGGAGCATTATTAGGTGTGGTTTTGATAGCtgtttcctttctccttttccGTTACGGAAAGCGCATGGAATCCAAGGAACTTGAAGAGATTAATCTCGACCTCGTACCAGGAATGCCTTCTAGATTCTCTTATGAAGACCTGAAAACGATGACCAACAATTTCAATATCAAGCTTGGCCAAGGAGGGTTCGGATCTGTCTTTGAAGGGACACTAAGCAGTGGCACCAAAGTAGCAGTGAAGCGTCTCGACGGCTTAGGTCAAGTTAAGAATTCATTCTTAGCTGAAGTTGAGACAATAGGCAGCATTCATCATTTCAATTTGGTGAGGTTGATTGGATTTTGTGCTGAGAAAACGTTTAGGCTTCTAGTTTATGAGTACATGCCTAACGGATCATTGGACAAATGGATCTTCTGCAAGTCCAATGAGCTCACTCTTGGGTGGCAATCCAGAAGAAAAATCATCTCAGACATAGCCAAGGGATTAGCCTATCTCCATGAGGATTGCAGACAGAAAATAATTCATTTGGATATCAAATCCCAAAACATCCTCTTAGATGAAAATCTGAATGCAAAAGTTTCAGATTTTGGATTGTCAAAGTTAGTTGACAAGGATCAAAGCCAAGTTGTAACAACATTGAGGGGAACCCCAGGATACTTGGCTCCTGAATGGTTGAACTCGATTATCACAGAAAAAGTAGATGTCTACAGTTTTGGTGTCGTGGTATTGGAAATCTTGTGTGGCAGGAAAAACTTGGATCGGTCTCAGCCTGAGGAAGATATGCATTTACTCGCTCTTTTCAAGCGAAAAGCAGAAGAAGGAAGGCTACCAGATATCATAGACAAACACCATGACGAAATGCAACAACATGAAGCAGAAGTTGTAGAGATGATGAAGATTGCTGCGTGGTGTCTACAAAGTGATTTTGTCAAGAGGCCTCCTATGTCCGTGGTGGTTAAGGTTTTGGAAGGCTTGGTCGATGTTGAAACCAACTTAGACTATAACTTCACAAATCTTGCGATACCAAGAAAAGTTGGGGCAGCAGGTCTAAACGAGGATGTCGTCCATGCTGCTACTATGTTGTCGTCATCAACATTATCAGGACCGAggtaa
- the LOC131330016 gene encoding G-type lectin S-receptor-like serine/threonine-protein kinase SD2-5 isoform X1 encodes MGGINNPSGALFALVYSLLLASLPLIDAQIVGEYSVTNLRASWDDIPEFYSSADGKFILKPILIRTNPGVGFVSGFWCSVFFRNCLFSILIFPSADYLQPSDRGLVWSANRNKPVRYNATLRFTEHGDLILADDDGSLVWSTKTGGKSVSGLNLTEEGNLVLFDRDNKRVWQSFDHPTDTLLLGQNLALGNKLIANVSSSNWSEGTFTLDAQRDALYAYTDLNPLRYYYGSLLNWSTTPHLRFQNGSFNELSIPPASSPAQFMKLEPDGHLRVYQWVVGDDTDWNEVADLLTPAVGDCGYPFSCGKYGICSNGQCSCPPGEAKNGTSLFRQENSRQPNQGCSPITPISCNYSKYQSLLELQNTSYSNSYRFVYEEKELEDCKKACLHNCSCKAFLFQYESALSCLLLSDVLTLVIREADMFYNISTFLKVQSNPTVVPESPDQKSPSVVVPSSKKSRPVADILRKSGIGALLGVVLIAVSFLLFRYGKRMESKELEEINLDLVPGMPSRFSYEDLKTMTNNFNIKLGQGGFGSVFEGTLSSGTKVAVKRLDGLGQVKNSFLAEVETIGSIHHFNLVRLIGFCAEKTFRLLVYEYMPNGSLDKWIFCKSNELTLGWQSRRKIISDIAKGLAYLHEDCRQKIIHLDIKSQNILLDENLNAKVSDFGLSKLVDKDQSQVVTTLRGTPGYLAPEWLNSIITEKVDVYSFGVVVLEILCGRKNLDRSQPEEDMHLLALFKRKAEEGRLPDIIDKHHDEMQQHEAEVVEMMKIAAWCLQSDFVKRPPMSVVVKVLEGLVDVETNLDYNFTNLAIPRKVGAAGLNEDVVHAATMLSSSTLSGPR; translated from the coding sequence ATGGGTGGGATTAATAACCCATCTGGTGCTCTTTTTGCGCTTGTTTATTCTCTCCTCTTGGCTTCTTTGCCATTGATCGATGCCCAAATTGTGGGGGAGTATTCAGTCACCAACCTTCGGGCTTCATGGGATGACATACCCGAATTTTACAGCTCTGCTGACGGTAAGTTCATTCTCAAACCCATCCTCATCAGAACAAATCCTGGAGTTGGTTTCGTCTCCGGCTTCTGGTGCAGTGTCTTCTTCCGTAATTGCCTCTTTTCCATCTTAATCTTTCCAAGCGCAGACTATTTGCAGCCGTCGGACAGGGGTCTAGTTTGGTCTGCAAACCGGAACAAACCAGTCCGGTATAACGCAACCTTGCGATTCACGGAGCATGGGGATTTGATTTTGGCAGACGATGATGGCAGTTTAGTCTGGTCTACAAAGACAGGAGGAAAGTCCGTATCTGGCTTAAACTTGACTGAAGAGGGAAATCTAGTGCTCTTCGATCGAGACAACAAGAGGGTTTGGCAGTCTTTTGATCACCCAACTGACACGTTACTTCTTGGGCAAAATTTGGCTCTTGGGAACAAGCTGATCGCCAATGTGTCGTCGTCAAACTGGAGTGAAGGTACTTTTACGCTTGATGCTCAACGTGATGCTTTGTACGCTTACACAGACTTGAATCCACTCCGGTACTATTATGGGTCCCTTCTAAATTGGAGTACTACGCCGCATCTTCGATTTCAGAATGGAAGTTTCAATGAGTTGTCAATTCCTCCTGCATCATCACCCGCTCAGTTCATGAAGTTGGAGCCTGATGGTCATTTGAGGGTTTACCAATGGGTAGTAGGTGATGATACTGACTGGAATGAGGTAGCCGATCTGCTGACACCGGCTGTTGGTGACTGTGGGTATCCATTTTCGTGTGGAAAATACGGCATTTGTTCAAACGGGCAGTGTAGTTGTCCTCCTGGAGAAGCCAAAAATGGAACAAGCCTTTTCAGGCAAGAAAACTCTAGGCAACCCAACCAAGGATGCTCCCCAATTACTCCCATTTCGTGCAACTATTCTAAATACCAAAGCCTTTTGGAGCTTCAAAACACTAGTTACTCCAACTCCTATCGGTTTGTGTACGAGGAGAAAGAGTTAGAGGATTGTAAGAAAGCATGTTTGCACAACTGTTCGTGCAAAGCCTTTCTATTCCAATATGAAAGTGCGCTAAGTTGCTTATTACTTTCGGATGTCCTTACTCTTGTAATCCGAGAGGCTGACATGTTTTACAACATCAGTACATTCCTTAAAGTGCAGAGCAATCCTACAGTAGTTCCGGAAAGTCCCGATCAAAAAAGTCCTTCAGTAGTAGTTCCTTCCTCCAAAAAATCAAGACCAGTTGCGGACATATTGAGAAAATCCGGCATAGGAGCATTATTAGGTGTGGTTTTGATAGCtgtttcctttctccttttccGTTACGGAAAGCGCATGGAATCCAAGGAACTTGAAGAGATTAATCTCGACCTCGTACCAGGAATGCCTTCTAGATTCTCTTATGAAGACCTGAAAACGATGACCAACAATTTCAATATCAAGCTTGGCCAAGGAGGGTTCGGATCTGTCTTTGAAGGGACACTAAGCAGTGGCACCAAAGTAGCAGTGAAGCGTCTCGACGGCTTAGGTCAAGTTAAGAATTCATTCTTAGCTGAAGTTGAGACAATAGGCAGCATTCATCATTTCAATTTGGTGAGGTTGATTGGATTTTGTGCTGAGAAAACGTTTAGGCTTCTAGTTTATGAGTACATGCCTAACGGATCATTGGACAAATGGATCTTCTGCAAGTCCAATGAGCTCACTCTTGGGTGGCAATCCAGAAGAAAAATCATCTCAGACATAGCCAAGGGATTAGCCTATCTCCATGAGGATTGCAGACAGAAAATAATTCATTTGGATATCAAATCCCAAAACATCCTCTTAGATGAAAATCTGAATGCAAAAGTTTCAGATTTTGGATTGTCAAAGTTAGTTGACAAGGATCAAAGCCAAGTTGTAACAACATTGAGGGGAACCCCAGGATACTTGGCTCCTGAATGGTTGAACTCGATTATCACAGAAAAAGTAGATGTCTACAGTTTTGGTGTCGTGGTATTGGAAATCTTGTGTGGCAGGAAAAACTTGGATCGGTCTCAGCCTGAGGAAGATATGCATTTACTCGCTCTTTTCAAGCGAAAAGCAGAAGAAGGAAGGCTACCAGATATCATAGACAAACACCATGACGAAATGCAACAACATGAAGCAGAAGTTGTAGAGATGATGAAGATTGCTGCGTGGTGTCTACAAAGTGATTTTGTCAAGAGGCCTCCTATGTCCGTGGTGGTTAAGGTTTTGGAAGGCTTGGTCGATGTTGAAACCAACTTAGACTATAACTTCACAAATCTTGCGATACCAAGAAAAGTTGGGGCAGCAGGTCTAAACGAGGATGTCGTCCATGCTGCTACTATGTTGTCGTCATCAACATTATCAGGACCGAggtaa